The Neoarius graeffei isolate fNeoGra1 chromosome 10, fNeoGra1.pri, whole genome shotgun sequence genome has a segment encoding these proteins:
- the ptgesl gene encoding prostaglandin E synthase 2 translates to MAASSCVRCVGKVGRLLSRSSAGNPVLGSTRFSARAHSSFPRAVRRTGSGGVALRCVFLLGGGLGLSHTVKLTLQRHHAQQQQQQHKAPVPGWDLKLTLYQYKTCPFCSKVRAFLDYHGLPYEIVEVNPVMRQEIKWSTYRKVPILMVNETIQLNDSSVIISTLMTYLISREKGVPEIVACYPEMKGKNDRGRDVTEFGNKYWVMVDDTEHLQFFPEKTSRQEEIKWRKWADDWLVHLISPNVYRTPAEALASFDYIVREGKFGTFEGFFAKYIGAAAMWLISKRLKNRHNLQDDVRQDLYKAVNDWVAAIGKNKKFMGGENPNLADLAVFGVLRVMEGLQAFDDMMENTKVKKWYRRMEKAMHSHPN, encoded by the exons ATGGCGGCGTCGTCTTGCGTGAGGTGCGTGGGGAAGGTCGGCCGGCTGCTTTCACGCAGCTCAGCGGGGAACCCGGTGCTGGGCTCCACGCGGTTTTCAGCGCGAGCTCACAGCAGCTTCCCCCGCGCAGTGAGGCGGACCGGAAGCGGCGGGGTGGCGCTCAGGTGTGTGTTCCTGCTCGGAGGCGGACTCGGTTTGTCCCACACCGTTAAACTCACACTGCAGAGACACCAcgcacagcagcagcagcagcagcacaag GCACCGGTTCCTGGCTGGGACCTGAAGCTGACGCTGTATCAGTATAAAACCTGTCCGTTCTGCAGTAAAGTGCGCGCGTTCCTGGACTATCATGGCCTCCCGTATGAAATCGTGGAGGTTAACCCCGTCATGCGGCAGGAAATCAAGTGGTCCACGTACAGGAAGGTTCCCATCCTGATGGTGAACGAAACCATC CAACTGAACGACTCGTCTGTGATCATTAGCACTCTGATGACGTACCTGATCAGCAG GGAGAAGGGCGTTCCTGAGATCGTGGCCTGTTATCCTGAAATGAAGGGGAAGAACGACAGGGGGAGAGACGTCACGGAGTTCGGGAACAAGTACTGGGTGATGGTGGACGACACCGAACACCTGCAGTTCTTTCCAGAGAAGACGTCCAGGCA aGAGGAAATAAAATGGCGTAAATGGGCAGACGACTGGCTTGTGCACCTCATCTCCCCAAACGTGTACCGGACCCCGGCTGAGGCTCTGGCGTCCTTCGACTACATCGTCCGCGAGGGAAAGTTCGGCACCTTCGAAGGTTTCTTTGCGAAGTACATAGGAGCGGCAGCCATGTGGCTCATCTCCAAACGCCTCAAAAACAG ACACAACCTGCAAGATGACGTGAGGCAGGACCTGTACAAGGCGGTGAACGACTGGGTGGCGGCCATCGGGAAAAATAAGAAATTCATGGGAGGAGAAAACCCCAACCTCGCAgatctg GCCGTGTTTGGTGTTCTGAGGGTCATGGAGGGTCTTCAGGCTTTTGACGACATGATGGAGAACACGAAAGTGAAGAAGTGGTACAGGCGCATGGAGAAAGCCATGCACAGTCATCCCAACTGA